A region of Halosolutus amylolyticus DNA encodes the following proteins:
- the lysS gene encoding lysine--tRNA ligase — MSSDQDDTATEPEPTPDAESPYTLQREDGDDVRHAFWADAVADRVEARVADQREATDGTSGEERPTSRDPEEPIVIKGGISPSGVPHLGNVNEIMRGYYVAEVLRERGHEVRQVFTADDRDPLRKLPRTLCDLDGNLVDLGEVDAGALGRNLGVPYTDVPDPFGCCDSYGDHFSTIIQDSADALDVPIDLLSDTDLYERGELEDVTRYVLEHRDRAREVLAEYQDKVDADYVPFNPICEECGKITETVTSVDVDAGDAGTVDYRCTDMDAGDRTIEGCGHEGTATLREGKLPWRFEWPAQWQVLGVDFEPFGKDHAEGSWPSGQDVARNVLGIEPPVPMVYEWFTLDGEPFSSSAGNVILVSDVLELLEPEVLRYFFAKDPAKARDFSIERLDQLVDEFDRLEAVYFGEVEADEDERAFADRVYPFVVEDPREDRVRLPYTFAAVLGMTDDPDLREEIARREGHISEDDPEWAVEDALARVEKARNWARRTENEFDYELKRTEIPDHDFDAATADALDELADFVAAGEDVDPDALQGEIYETAKRHDVPVGDFFAAGYRLFFDEDQGPKLGPFLAKVDREFVVDRLRRER, encoded by the coding sequence ATGAGTAGCGACCAGGACGACACCGCCACGGAACCCGAGCCGACCCCGGACGCGGAGAGTCCGTACACCCTCCAGCGCGAGGACGGCGACGACGTGCGCCACGCCTTCTGGGCCGATGCGGTCGCGGATCGCGTGGAAGCGCGCGTGGCCGACCAGCGGGAGGCCACGGACGGGACGAGCGGGGAGGAACGACCCACGAGTCGGGACCCGGAGGAACCGATCGTCATCAAGGGCGGCATCTCGCCCTCCGGCGTGCCCCACCTCGGCAACGTCAACGAGATCATGCGCGGCTACTACGTCGCCGAGGTCCTTCGCGAACGCGGCCACGAGGTCCGGCAGGTGTTCACCGCCGACGATCGCGATCCGCTCCGCAAGCTTCCGCGCACGCTCTGTGACCTCGACGGGAACCTCGTCGATCTGGGGGAGGTCGACGCGGGCGCGCTCGGGCGCAACCTCGGCGTGCCCTACACGGACGTTCCGGACCCGTTCGGCTGCTGTGACTCCTACGGCGACCACTTCTCGACTATTATCCAGGACAGCGCCGACGCGCTCGACGTTCCGATCGACCTGCTCTCGGACACGGACCTGTACGAGCGCGGCGAACTCGAGGACGTCACCCGCTACGTCCTCGAGCACCGGGATCGCGCCCGCGAGGTGCTCGCCGAGTACCAGGACAAGGTCGACGCGGACTACGTCCCGTTCAACCCGATCTGCGAGGAGTGCGGGAAGATTACCGAGACGGTGACGAGCGTCGATGTAGATGCGGGTGACGCTGGCACCGTCGACTACCGCTGTACGGACATGGACGCCGGCGATCGCACGATCGAGGGCTGTGGCCACGAGGGCACGGCCACGCTGCGCGAGGGCAAACTCCCCTGGCGCTTCGAGTGGCCCGCCCAGTGGCAGGTGCTCGGCGTCGACTTCGAACCGTTCGGAAAGGACCACGCCGAAGGCTCCTGGCCGAGCGGCCAGGACGTCGCGCGCAACGTCCTCGGGATCGAACCGCCCGTGCCGATGGTCTACGAGTGGTTCACCCTCGACGGCGAACCATTCTCCTCCTCTGCGGGGAACGTCATCCTCGTCTCGGACGTGCTCGAACTGCTCGAACCCGAGGTCCTGCGCTACTTCTTCGCGAAGGACCCCGCGAAGGCGCGGGACTTCAGCATCGAACGCCTCGACCAGCTGGTCGACGAGTTCGATCGGCTCGAGGCCGTCTACTTCGGCGAGGTCGAGGCCGACGAGGACGAACGGGCCTTCGCCGATCGGGTCTACCCGTTCGTCGTCGAAGATCCCCGCGAGGACCGGGTTCGGCTTCCCTACACCTTCGCCGCGGTGCTGGGAATGACCGACGACCCCGACCTGCGCGAGGAGATCGCCCGCCGGGAGGGGCACATTTCCGAGGACGACCCCGAGTGGGCAGTCGAGGACGCCCTGGCGCGGGTCGAGAAGGCCCGTAACTGGGCGCGGCGGACCGAAAACGAGTTCGACTACGAACTCAAGCGCACCGAGATCCCCGACCACGACTTCGACGCCGCCACGGCGGACGCGCTCGACGAACTCGCCGACTTCGTCGCGGCGGGCGAGGACGTGGACCCGGACGCCCTCCAGGGCGAAATCTACGAGACCGCGAAACGCCACGATGTCCCGGTCGGTGACTTCTTTGCGGCCGGCTACCGGCTCTTCTTCGACGAGGACCAGGGCCCGAAACTCGGTCCCTTCCTCGCGAAGGTCGATCGGGAGTTCGTCGTCGATCGGCTCCGACGCGAGCGGTAG
- the pyrH gene encoding UMP kinase has protein sequence MKVVVSIGGSVLVPEPGADRVAEHAAVVEDLVADGCRVGAVVGGGGVAREYISAARDLGANEIELDQLGIDVTRLNARLLIAALGEDVVSAPARDYEDAGDALRQGHVSVMGGVAPAQTTDAVGAALAEYVDADLLVYATSVPGVYSADPNEDADATKYDELSAADLVDVIAGLEMNAGASAPVDLLAAKIIERSGMRTIVLDGTDPDRIARAVRHGDHEGTDVIPDGGGEEPTYWAQDDHE, from the coding sequence ATGAAAGTGGTCGTCTCTATCGGCGGAAGCGTGCTCGTGCCCGAACCCGGAGCGGATCGGGTCGCCGAACACGCCGCCGTCGTCGAAGACCTCGTCGCGGACGGCTGTCGCGTCGGTGCCGTCGTGGGGGGCGGCGGCGTCGCCCGCGAGTACATCAGCGCCGCCCGCGACCTGGGGGCAAACGAGATCGAACTCGATCAGCTGGGGATCGACGTCACCCGGCTCAACGCGCGCCTGCTCATTGCCGCGCTCGGCGAGGACGTCGTCAGCGCGCCAGCACGGGACTACGAGGACGCGGGCGACGCGCTCCGACAGGGGCACGTGTCGGTCATGGGCGGGGTGGCGCCTGCCCAGACGACCGACGCCGTCGGTGCCGCGCTCGCCGAATACGTCGACGCCGACCTCCTCGTCTACGCGACCAGCGTACCCGGCGTCTACAGCGCGGACCCGAACGAAGACGCGGACGCGACGAAGTACGACGAACTCTCCGCCGCGGACCTCGTCGACGTGATCGCCGGCCTCGAGATGAACGCCGGGGCCTCCGCCCCGGTCGACCTGCTCGCGGCCAAGATCATCGAACGATCGGGAATGCGGACGATCGTCCTCGACGGCACCGATCCCGATCGGATCGCGCGTGCCGTCCGCCACGGCGACCACGAGGGAACGGACGTCATTCCGGACGGTGGGGGCGAGGAGCCGACCTACTGGGCCCAGGACGACCATGAGTAG
- a CDS encoding CapA family protein: MTPRIGFTGDVMLGRLVDDRQRRRAVDAVWGDVLDRLRALDGLVINLECVLSTRGQQWRRTHRPFHFRADPDWAVPALERAGVDVCALANNHVLDYEEAALRDTIDHLDEAGIAHAGAGETIDEALDPAAVSIADLDVAVVSFTDNTPEYAADEESPGTAWIDVTVDDGKTRRRVREALDRSRESDTDLLVASLHWGPNMVTEPPDTFGEFGRWLVEEGVDLIHGHSAHVFQGIEVHEGAPIVYDAGDFVDDYAVDAELRNDRGFLFELAVTEAGTPTELRLHPTEIEGCAVHEASSEAAAWSREVMRDRSAEFGTTFDRDGEALVLPLEG; the protein is encoded by the coding sequence ATGACACCCCGGATCGGCTTCACCGGCGACGTGATGCTCGGCCGGCTCGTCGACGATCGCCAGCGCCGGCGCGCCGTCGACGCGGTGTGGGGAGACGTCCTCGATCGGCTACGCGCGCTCGACGGGCTGGTGATCAACCTCGAGTGCGTGCTCTCGACCCGCGGCCAGCAGTGGCGACGTACCCACCGGCCGTTTCACTTCCGCGCGGACCCCGACTGGGCCGTCCCGGCGCTCGAACGCGCCGGCGTCGACGTCTGTGCGCTCGCGAACAACCACGTGCTCGACTACGAGGAGGCGGCGCTCCGGGACACGATCGACCACCTCGACGAGGCGGGCATCGCCCACGCCGGCGCGGGGGAGACGATCGACGAGGCGCTCGACCCGGCGGCCGTCTCGATCGCCGACCTCGACGTCGCCGTGGTCTCGTTCACCGACAACACCCCGGAGTACGCGGCCGACGAGGAGTCGCCGGGGACCGCCTGGATCGACGTGACCGTCGACGACGGGAAGACGCGCCGCCGGGTCCGGGAGGCGCTCGATCGGTCCCGCGAGTCGGACACGGACCTGCTGGTCGCCTCTCTCCACTGGGGTCCGAACATGGTGACGGAACCGCCCGACACCTTTGGCGAGTTCGGTCGCTGGCTGGTCGAGGAGGGCGTCGACCTGATCCACGGCCACAGCGCCCACGTCTTCCAGGGGATCGAGGTCCACGAGGGCGCACCGATCGTCTACGACGCGGGCGACTTCGTCGACGATTACGCGGTCGACGCCGAGTTGCGCAACGATCGCGGGTTCCTGTTCGAACTCGCGGTGACAGAGGCGGGCACGCCGACGGAACTGCGGCTTCACCCGACCGAGATCGAGGGCTGTGCGGTCCACGAGGCGAGTTCCGAGGCGGCTGCGTGGTCCCGCGAGGTGATGCGCGATCGCTCCGCCGAGTTCGGGACGACGTTCGATCGGGACGGCGAGGCGCTCGTCCTCCCACTCGAGGGATAA
- a CDS encoding molybdopterin synthase, with translation MHVLGCLNRGAGEERREQVVDRVVDRLAREGRVGVVRYDATIADGAHEALTVGGDVTYGLGADGDWTASGTGMTVGDAIDALAPDCDYAVVTGVPDLQYPVIAVGGDADDRDDVLATVDRAGELDEDALVTALEERDPHETLDSLVARVKRAPEAELSGAIATFTGRVRAKDDPDDARTEFLEFEKYDGVADGRMATIEAELEARDGVLAVELHHRTGVVRDGEDIVFVVVLAGHRDEAFRAVEDGINRLKDEVPLFKKEVTVDDEYWVHERS, from the coding sequence ATGCACGTACTCGGCTGTCTGAACCGGGGGGCCGGCGAGGAGCGACGGGAGCAGGTCGTCGATCGGGTCGTCGATCGGCTCGCCCGCGAGGGGCGGGTCGGTGTCGTCCGGTACGACGCGACGATCGCCGATGGCGCACACGAGGCGCTCACGGTCGGTGGCGACGTCACCTACGGACTCGGCGCCGACGGCGACTGGACCGCCTCGGGAACGGGGATGACCGTCGGCGACGCCATCGACGCGCTGGCACCGGACTGCGACTACGCCGTCGTCACGGGCGTCCCGGACCTCCAGTACCCCGTGATCGCCGTCGGCGGCGACGCAGACGATCGGGACGACGTGCTCGCGACGGTCGATCGGGCCGGCGAACTCGACGAGGACGCGCTCGTGACCGCGCTCGAGGAGCGAGACCCCCACGAGACGCTCGATTCGCTCGTCGCCCGCGTCAAACGCGCCCCGGAGGCCGAACTATCGGGCGCGATCGCGACCTTCACCGGCCGGGTGCGCGCGAAAGACGACCCGGACGACGCGCGCACGGAGTTTCTCGAGTTCGAGAAGTACGACGGTGTCGCCGACGGGCGAATGGCCACGATCGAGGCGGAACTCGAAGCCCGCGACGGAGTACTCGCGGTCGAACTCCACCACCGGACCGGCGTCGTCAGGGACGGCGAGGACATCGTCTTCGTCGTCGTCCTCGCGGGACACCGCGACGAGGCGTTCCGGGCCGTCGAGGACGGGATCAACCGGCTGAAAGACGAGGTACCCCTGTTCAAGAAGGAGGTTACGGTCGACGACGAGTACTGGGTTCACGAGCGTTCGTGA
- a CDS encoding DUF7123 family protein: protein MSMSTTAQPSTESKEHRLKRYLRERAEDGELYFKGKFIADDVGMSPKEIGALMVKLSESATDLEIEKWSYTSATTWRVEPA from the coding sequence ATGTCGATGAGCACGACAGCCCAACCCTCCACGGAAAGCAAAGAACACCGCCTGAAGCGCTACCTGCGCGAACGCGCAGAAGACGGAGAGCTGTACTTCAAAGGGAAGTTCATCGCAGACGACGTCGGCATGTCCCCGAAAGAGATCGGCGCGCTGATGGTCAAGCTCTCGGAGTCCGCGACCGACCTCGAGATCGAGAAGTGGTCGTACACGAGCGCGACCACGTGGCGCGTCGAACCCGCCTGA
- a CDS encoding site-2 protease family protein — protein sequence MEDVDSSRFNPSARGGSTLDAGPPIDRIESVFAVYETRTEGDRLVYYGDPLRPPEQVIRELWPAFRETGYEPQLTIRHGEYVLVAEPTEIGIDGIPWTNLVLFLATIVSTLFAGAQWYYFDPFSNPAELLRAWPFTAAVLGVWSVHEMGHYVMSRYHRVDASLPYFIPVPSLIGTMGAVIKMKGRMPDRKALFDIGVAGPLAGLIATVVVTIIGLHLPPVTAPPGLVNDPDAFQINLGYPLLLEWLAALFDQPLYRDDPATAVNPVVIGGWVGMFVTFLNLIPVGQLDGGHILRAMTGEFQETIAALVPGVLFALAAYLYYIADYGRYAVFIWVFWGFLTAVIAAVGPAQPVDDDGLDRGRFLLGVVTFALGALCFMAVPIEMIP from the coding sequence ATGGAGGACGTCGATTCGTCCAGATTCAATCCGTCAGCGCGAGGCGGATCGACACTCGATGCGGGCCCGCCGATCGATCGCATCGAGTCCGTGTTTGCCGTCTACGAGACGCGAACCGAGGGCGACCGACTGGTCTACTACGGCGACCCGCTTCGCCCGCCCGAACAGGTGATCCGCGAGCTGTGGCCGGCGTTTCGGGAAACGGGGTACGAACCCCAGCTGACGATCCGCCACGGCGAGTACGTCCTCGTCGCCGAACCGACGGAGATCGGTATCGACGGGATCCCGTGGACGAACCTGGTGCTGTTCCTGGCGACGATCGTCTCGACGCTGTTTGCCGGCGCACAGTGGTACTACTTCGATCCGTTCTCGAACCCGGCGGAACTGCTCCGCGCGTGGCCGTTTACCGCCGCGGTCCTGGGCGTCTGGAGCGTCCACGAGATGGGCCACTACGTCATGAGCCGCTACCACCGCGTCGACGCCTCGCTGCCGTACTTCATCCCCGTCCCGTCGCTCATCGGGACGATGGGCGCGGTCATCAAGATGAAGGGGCGCATGCCCGATCGGAAGGCGCTGTTCGACATCGGCGTCGCCGGGCCGCTCGCTGGGCTGATTGCGACGGTCGTCGTCACGATAATCGGGCTGCATCTGCCGCCCGTCACCGCACCCCCGGGGCTGGTCAACGATCCCGACGCGTTCCAGATCAACCTCGGCTATCCGCTGTTGCTGGAGTGGCTCGCGGCGCTGTTCGATCAGCCGCTGTACCGCGACGATCCGGCGACCGCGGTAAACCCGGTCGTCATCGGCGGCTGGGTCGGCATGTTCGTCACGTTCCTCAACCTGATCCCGGTCGGCCAGCTAGACGGCGGCCACATCCTCCGGGCGATGACCGGCGAGTTCCAGGAGACGATCGCGGCTCTCGTCCCCGGCGTGCTCTTCGCGCTCGCCGCCTACCTCTACTACATCGCGGACTACGGCCGGTACGCCGTGTTCATCTGGGTATTCTGGGGCTTCCTGACCGCCGTGATTGCGGCCGTCGGTCCCGCCCAGCCGGTCGACGACGACGGACTGGACCGCGGCCGGTTCCTGCTCGGGGTCGTCACCTTCGCCCTCGGCGCGCTCTGTTTCATGGCGGTGCCGATCGAGATGATTCCCTAG
- the thiL gene encoding thiamine-phosphate kinase, whose protein sequence is MDERAALTLLADELDPVGDDAAIVDGLVVTTDMLHERTDFPAGTTRYTAGWRSVGASLSDVAAMGAEAIAAVAAYAAPEFDREELLGFVRGASDVCESVGAEYVGGDLDGHDEFTVSTTAIGRTTDPVRRGGARPGDVVCVTGTLGRTAAAIAQFERGDHERGNDLFQFEPRVAAGRALAPHATAMMDSSDGLARSLHQLAEASDCGFAIESDSIPIDDAVFETTDSEREALDRATTFGEDFELVCTIPEDDVAAARADTPVALTPIGSVLADGVSLDGDSLADRGYTHG, encoded by the coding sequence ATGGACGAACGGGCCGCCCTGACACTACTGGCGGACGAACTCGATCCCGTCGGCGACGACGCCGCGATCGTCGACGGGCTGGTCGTGACGACGGACATGCTCCACGAGCGGACGGACTTTCCCGCGGGGACGACCCGGTATACGGCCGGCTGGCGATCGGTCGGGGCGTCGCTGTCGGACGTCGCGGCCATGGGGGCCGAGGCGATCGCCGCGGTCGCCGCCTACGCCGCTCCCGAATTCGATCGCGAGGAACTGCTCGGGTTCGTTCGCGGCGCGAGCGACGTCTGCGAGTCCGTCGGCGCCGAGTACGTCGGCGGCGACCTCGACGGGCACGACGAGTTCACCGTCTCGACGACCGCTATCGGCCGAACGACCGACCCGGTCCGTCGGGGCGGGGCGCGCCCCGGTGACGTCGTCTGCGTCACCGGCACGCTGGGACGCACCGCGGCGGCGATCGCTCAGTTCGAGCGAGGCGATCACGAGCGCGGGAACGACCTGTTCCAGTTCGAGCCCCGCGTCGCGGCCGGCCGGGCGCTCGCCCCCCACGCGACGGCCATGATGGACTCGAGCGACGGTCTCGCCCGATCGCTCCACCAGCTCGCCGAGGCGAGCGACTGCGGGTTCGCCATCGAGTCGGACTCCATCCCGATCGATGACGCCGTCTTCGAGACGACCGACAGCGAGCGCGAGGCGCTCGATCGGGCGACGACGTTCGGCGAGGACTTCGAACTCGTCTGTACGATCCCCGAAGACGACGTGGCCGCGGCTCGCGCGGACACACCGGTTGCGCTGACGCCGATCGGGTCCGTCCTCGCGGACGGAGTCTCCCTCGACGGGGACTCACTCGCCGATCGGGGCTACACGCACGGCTAG